The Rosa rugosa chromosome 1, drRosRugo1.1, whole genome shotgun sequence genomic sequence TTGAAGTACAAAATTTTTATAAGAAGTTAAATGTGAAAGTAGAGAAAATTCCAGTGCGGTTGGTCGGCAGACAAGTCATAATCGATGCCATGAAGGAGGGAAATGATTATTCTGACCGCCAATTGCCGGTAATAAGAGCAGTCGGCTTGTTTGAAAAGAGAattcaaaaaagaattcaattggcTTCACTTGTTTGCGTCGGCATGTAATAGCCGTCGCGAATGATAGATATTTTGCTTCGGCAAAACAACCCCGTCGCAAAAACAACAATCGGATATGACGGCAAAACATCCCCGTCGCCATAATACCAATTGTTTGCTACTGCATAACTACGCCGTCGCTTATTCTGATATGAATTGCTACCACCAATGTGCCGTTGCGTGTACTTAGTTCTAAACTCTATGTTAGAGGGCAAAAGAGAATTAATCTTTGAAAAATTTCTCTTTGGGTCAGCCTCTCTTCCGCTCTCAACCCGCTTCTCTTGTGCATCAGATCAATTAGAAACTAGTGTGGCGTTTGGGTATTCAGAATACCAAAGTCCCAAATACATGCATCTTGTCTCTGGGTCAGATCGGCTATAACCTAGATCTCGCCATTTCTATATAATCCATCACAGATCTGGTATTTCTTTCTTCTCCAGATTCTCCTCTCTATCTAAGCTAGATTAGATTTTGATACAGAGAGCTTCTTTTTGGAGAGTGAGAAACAGAGACGAGAGATGGGTTCTGGTTCGAAATTGGAAGGCACATAAGCTCGCCGATACGGCAAGACCCGTAAGAAGTCTTGAGTGTTTCTAGGGATTCAAAGTCATTCAACTCATAAGGAAATTAAAAAGGCGTATCGGAAACTCCCTCTCAAGTAAGTTCAATTTCCGATTCGAAATCCACCCATTTCATTGTTTtagattatcttgtttgcttttGTGTAATTTCTTGTTGGGTTATGCTACTAGTTAGTATATGAGGATAGTATTGCAGCAATAGAGATTGATTCTGTGAATTTCAGGCGCCGCCATTGTTTCTCCTCTCTCGAACTCGTACTACTTGCTTCCTTCTCTCTTATATCTGTATCTATTGTCTGCATATATGCAATTTGCAATGCTTGATTTGATTTTTAGGAAGGAAAAAGTATTTTCAGGAAGTGGGTTTTGCGATTCATGtggtttttcttgttttggttaagCATATTGGGATTAATGATCGTAGTTCTGTGGATTTGAGCAAGTGCTTTTGAGTTTTGGCTTTTGATTGAGTTTTGGTGATGCTTTTGAAATGCAAGTACATTGACCCTCTTTCATTTCGTTGATGTCTTGTGGGGGATCAAGAAGTTTCTGAATGTAGGATCAGAAGCCCTCTAAAGGAAGAATACCAAAATCGTTGATGATTTCTTGTATAAGTTAATCCACACAAAAATTGAGCAAATGTAGAAAAATGATTAACTCTTCTGAGACTCTGAGCTCGTGACAATACTAGttacaagtttcagattctgcAGGTATGTTGATCCATTTTGGATATGAAAAAGATTTCTCAAAATTGGTTCTGAAGCCACCCTTATCAATTTTGCATTACTTTGCTGTCATTCTTACTGTGTGTCTGTGTTTATGAGAATGAGAACGAGATCATTTCCTCTGATACTTGGTATCAAATCATCATCTCATAATATGAATATTATTTTGAATGGAGCCATGTGGTCCATCAGATATTTGTGGCAACATGTATTGGGGATTGTCTTGCATGATGTTTCTCTTCTCTCTACCTTCTAATCCTATGTCTGCTACATGTTTCATAGAATGACAAGGAGGACATACTGTCGCAGTTTCTATTGGAGAGTGAGAAGAATCCGGAGGAGATGAATGATTAATATCTAAGCGAAATAATTCTGAACTTCATGATTTCTGGGAAAGATACCAGTGCAAATTCACTCTTATGGTTCTTCTACATGCTCAGCAAGAACCCTCTAACATAATTTATTATTGTTCGAACAAGCTTCAAGTGCTTGCCCTCTTTTGTGCCCCTTTCAGATTTGATTGTGCTTTGGAATATTGGGACATTTGGTTTAAATTTCAGTTGGCATTCTTCTGTCATCTCTCTGACCTTGTTTTTGTGTCAATGATGCAGGAGTCCATTCCTTCAACTTTCTTGGTTTGGGATATCAAGTGAACTGGCCCATCAGCTTTGTTTCGACTCCTGGTGCATTGAAAATATATGCCGAGATATTCAGTTTTTTGATACTAGTGAAACTGGCTTTGTTTTCATTGACTGATGTGTGGCGCCAATTGAAGGTGTGGATTTTTTTagttgattttttatttatttttcaggtAGAGTGCTTGTTAGAGTTCCTTTTCAATATGTTTTTCTGGGTGTTGGCATTAAGACTGCATAAATCCTATTCTCTGAGATGTGTTTGATTGAATTCCTATTCTCTGTGGCAGGGTTGATGAAATAAAAATCACTAATGCTTTACAATATGCAGCTAGTATTGAGTACGTTATAAGGTGAGCATGTTAGTAGCAATGACCATGATATCTTCTGTTAATGGTGTTTATTTGAGAAGAATCCAGTTTGTTTATGAATCAAAAGAGGTGTATGAAAGAGAATCCAGTTCGTATCCAGTTACTTATATTTGACAATGCTCTAGTAATTTGGAGTTTTCTGTTCATTCAAATATTAATTCTTCTTTTTGTCATTGCAGGTGGAGTACCAATATTAGTCTTTGGTCAAACTGGGGTTGCATAAGATGATTCTCCAAATGAGGCCCTTCCTCTTAATTGCAGACCTAATAATGGTGCTGCGCAGCTGACCAAAGATAAATTCAAGGTAGATATTTTCTCTAACTTATATtatagcttttttttttggtagaaaCCAAACATTGACTGTGTTTTTCATTACCAAACGCTGTGTAGACTCTGATAAATATAAAGATGTGCACACATGAAGAGGTGAGGTATGAAATGATAATCCACCAAGCAAAGCTGTAGTTTCTAGTGTAGTTCTCTACTCTCTGAGATCGCAGTCCCACTTTCACTTTCTCCTATCCCTATTCTACTTTCACAAGGCTTTCTCTATCACCATGGTCATGCTCTTCAAATAGTTCCTTTACTTTCGCAAAGACATCTCTGCAAATTCTTTGAGTTTTGAAATCTCTCATGACCTGAAGAAACCTTTCATATATGTCTTTTTGGTCAGAAAACTAAAGGGTAAGAGTGTGTCAGTTTAGGACCTAAAGGAGGGTAATGAAATTGAGGTTCTTTTCTTTCTTAAGGTCAGTGATCAGCTTACTATTTTATCTGTTTTTTCGTGTATCAGTTTCATCTCAGCAGAGAAATTGAAGCTTAAGATGTGTTCACTTGAGGTTGTCATTAGCTGGGATGAGCGAGAGTAAGATAGGAGAAAGAAGTTGTgcattttttgtattttgaacaATGACAAAGATGTATGAATCATTGAATAACATTTTTTGTGCAAAATCATTTTTTGTATTTTGCATGGCTAAGGCTTAATTGCTGTCCGAATATGAGCCCTGAGGTTGAAAAAGGTATCTGCCGATATTTTGCACATAGGTGGTTGGAGTACTCTTCTAGTTCCTATTCATCTAAAAAATTGTCTGAGTTTGAGGAGAAGCTTTGTAGGAAACGCCAAACTGAGTTAGGTTGTGAAGCATTACTGACAGCTAAGAAAGCTGTGTGCAAGAATGGTCTGGGAATGACACTTGACACAATCCGAAATACAGGAAAGTTATTTCCATTGTGACGCACTGAAATAAACAGATAAAATAGTTCTTACTTGTTATTTACTGTGTGGATACCACACCATTTCCTTTTGTGCTCTTGTATTTATACTGTCCGACTTGGAACTTGTTCATGTAATCATGTCTGTGATTTTCGATCATTTTTTCCAATTTCTTGGTGATGGTTGCTTGTGTTCTTCATTTAAGTCTTGCATTGTTGCTTTTGTCATCTTATTagtcattatttttttttttttggctgggCTTCCCACTCCAtctgcgaaaaaaaaaaaaaaggttctattCATACATCCAAAATTGATATTTAGACCTCTCTCATTTTTCAAgtgatagttgactttgtcaactaaTGTTAAATTACCAATAGACCTCTccacttaatagacctctaTGTAGACTCCAACCTGGAGAAAACCTTCTTCTccaacataaaccctaaaatataCCTCAAAATAGATATCACTCAAACCATTTTCATATATAATTTTCGTTCGATGCCAATGACATTTTTAGTTCAGACCTTCAACAGTTAACTGTGATATTTGATTATACAGGTAATGTTATGTGGCAAACTTTTGATAATCCAACTGATACCTATCTTCTTGCGATGAAGCTTGGTTGGTCTTTACTAAACACTAACCAACCAAACTTTCACATTTATGTTTCTTGGGTAAGCCAACAACGCCTTATTCGTGGCTTTTACACCTTAACCATGGATAAGAATTATGACCTCATGTGGTGTGTGATGGCTTCAACGGGAAAGCTAGATAAAAtacttaggccccgtttggtgcgcaggaatgtcaaaattggaaaaagatttaattttctttccagacggatatggaatggaatatgttttggtatttccatgtgagtgtttggaatattactagaaattaaattttggaattagtttttcatttctattgtagtgttttttttttttttttttggaatcaaAGGCATTTTATAAGATAAGCTGCTCAATTGAGCTTATTACAATCATGGTGGAGAACATCAAGTAAGCACGCTGGTGCTTGATACAACCAAACAGAAGCATGACTTGCTTCAAAACCTAGTGCAGCAAGTCGGTGCGCAACCCCATTGCAGCTTCGAGGAGTATGAATTAATTGAATTCCTTCGAGTTGGTGGCAGACCTGTTTTATATCATCAATGAGACCTCCATTAGCTAAGCAGCTGTGATCTGGACTCTGAATCTCTGTAATAGCTTCTGCACAATCACTTTGAAGAACCACATTTTTCTGCTGAAGGGAAAGTAGCAGATCCAGCCCTTCACGTATTGCTAACATTTCACACTGTTTTGGAGAAGCAGTATAAGGGATGGGACGTGCAAAGGCTGCTATAAATCGTCCTCGGCAGTCTCTAAGCACTCCCCCTATGCCACCGTGGTGTTGATCAGGAAGGAAAGCCGCGTCAACATTCAACGTAAGGCTTCCTTGTGCAGCAGGTCTCCATGCTTTCTGCTGCAACTTACTTGCTCTGTTGGGAATGGCATGGACCGCATGGAACTCTTCTAACCATGTAAAACTGCTCAACATCAAATCTTGCGCTGTTTGTGTTTTATTTTGCCACAATGTACTGTTTCTGTTCCTCCAAACTCCATGGATAATCATTAGCAATTTAGCAAACAAATCCGGTTGTAACTGTACAACCCTTTCTAACATCCACTCCTTGAAATTAATAGATGGAAGAAGAGTACTTTGCAAGTTAAAAGGAGGAGCACATAAGATGGCTTTGGTCATAGGGCACTTACAAAATAAGAGTACTCTTCATTGTTGACTATACCTCTACAGTTCCAGACGATGATCTTTCCCTGTAGCATATCAGAATGGTTGGAACGCTCCGATGACGAAGCTTTAGGGCGCCGCTGCAAGGAGAGAGGcgcttagggttttgatttctattgtagtgtttggtaagtcataagaatgaaatatgaaattataattttcaataatgccctcttactaattaaagtgcatcaatttataaggaatattggtggggaatataaatttttagagggataattaatgtaattttgcctttgacattgggaaatggaaatagaataccacccctgactaggtaattctattcaggctttatgagggagtcaatttccagtcaaatgttattttttatttcctttccaatctttaattacaaccaaacggcacgtctgaatggaaaatgaaattaattctcattccataccatgatttcctgccatccaaacggggccttatgGTGAATAGGAAGATTTCTTCTGTGAGTGATGCCTATTAAATTTGATTCCTTACATTCAACAAACAATTCCTTTATATCTTCTTAATCTGAGCAATTGCAATGGGTACGTATCCATGTTTTAGTGATCATGTCAATGTCCATGAGCTTAATTCAATAAATAAGGAATTGAATTGGTATACACTCGATGACCTATTTAACAATACATAAATTTTGCATCATCTATTGATTCTATTAGACGAGGGGCattgtgggaaaattagggaggtgcaAATAGCATATtgattatttgtaaaagtaaattgaagGTCTATTAAGTTGAGATGtctaaatgacaattttagagGCACGAATAGAAACtctaaaaaaatataaataaataaataatataaaaaattaaaaattaaatttattaGTTTCTTTTGCCCAAATTGTAATTTCCCGCTCAAAGTAGTTTTTCCCAATCGAATCCCTAGGCGTCGCCTCTTCGTCTTTCCCCTTTACCCGCTCTTCCGCTCAAAGTAGTTATTCCCAATCGAATTCCACAGATCTGATAACCCTAATTTAGAATACCGGATGCTCTATCCCCAATTCTTTtcaattaattctttatttaatttgaGATTAACGTTCTTCTGAATTGAGTTTCTGATCAAATATTTGCTCTCTGATTGAGATCGACCTCAGGATTTGGCTCGCTACCAAGGTTGCTTCTGCTATCTGCTCATCTATGTTCAATATTCCAACTCCTGATTATCCATTTGTTTTTCTTACATCTATAAATGTTTGGAAATTTAGAATTGTAGAGGGGCTCTATATTGGTACATCTATACacacagaaatttcagaaaagtGAATTTCAAACAGTAGCAAACCAAATTTTCAAGTGTATCAGTGTTTGGGCAACAAGAAAATTATTTGATATGCGGAACATTGGCAACAAGATAATTTGATTTCTTAGTGATTACAGCTAAGGTATGAAAGACAATGGTTTCTTTGAAAATATAAACACAAATGGCGTTGGTACTGAGGTTTGGAAACATCGTAACAACATCTTTTTGTCTTTCTAGCTACTTTGTCTTGCTTTCACCTTACATTCTCGGATATTTCTAAAAATTAGGAAATAGTCTGCTACAGCTAGTTTAATTGTTTTCAGTTTAGAGCACTAGGCCGATAGTACTATGGTGCTTGAGTTTGAGTAGATGTTATCAGAATGCAGATACATATATGTATGAATTTTAATATGGACCCCCTTTAGCGTTTATGTTTCAAGTTGACGAGATGGGAAGGATGTGTGGAGAAAGGTAGGAGAAATGATGGAGGAAGAATACGTCTTAAACAAACTAAAATCTGAAAGCAACTGAaagtgtttcttttctttttgttttttgtttcttgtttttgttttatgtaTTCTGGCATCATCTTTTCCACCTTTCTTCCTCATTTGTCTCACATTTCTTTCCAATGTTCTATCCGTGTCCTTAATTAATAAGAACATGAAAAGTATATATTCAATGTAATCATCATTATGTAAGTTTCCTAGCTTGTATAAGTTGAGGCTGGATGCTCAAAACATTGATCATCATCAAATTAGTCAGCACTTGCCTCATAAAGCAAGTATCCAAGCAGTTGGTCTTAACTTCTCTGCATCTTTGATCTGAGTCTGAGTCTCTTTCTATTCCTCAAGGCATATTGCCATTGCCATATGTCTCTTGAACCTACCATCTCTAGCTATCAAtatcttctttcttttgttaatttgcTGTCATCTGTAATCAAAGGTTAGAAAATCTAGGCAAAATTGTATGCAGTAATTGTAGATTGCTTGGAACCTCTTTCAGATGGCTCTGAGCGGCCAAAGAGCCTCAACATCTGTTCCCTTATCTTTTTCATGGAAATTTGATGTGTTCTTGAGTTTCAGGGGGGAAACGCGCAAGACTTTTACAGAGCATTTATACAATGCATTGCAGAGGCGAGCAATCAAAGTCTTCTGGGACCTTCAACTTGAGAAAGGCACAACTATCTCTTCAGAGCTCATGACTGCCATTGAAGAATCAAGGTTTGCCATTATTGTCATTTCAGAATATTATACCAGTTCATAATGGTGCTTAGATGAACTTTGAAAGATTTTTGAATGCATGAAAGAGAGGAAGACAATTATCCTGATAATTTATTTGTAccttaattatttttattatggttgttctttttctttttctttttcttttttgtaggTATGAAACCAAGTTTATCAAAGAAATTGTAGAATCATTGTATAACAAACTGGTATGTGCTGGGTGCAACAGCAGGATTGACAATGGCCTTAGTTGCTGGGATTTGGCATCAAAAATGTCTTCTCTGCAAACATTGCAATCTTCCATTTTCTGATCTAGAGTTTTGGGAGTGTGGGTTCACCCTTACCACAAACGCTGCTATGAGCTACAATGTTATGTTTGTAAGAGATCTAACGAGGAAATTCAGATGGTCAAGTTGAGTATATGGAACATCCATACTGGCGACAAAGATATTGCCCCTCCCAAGATGGCGATGGGACTCTTAGGTGCTGTAGCTGTGAAAGATTGAAGCCAAGGGACTCGACATATTATGAGCTCAATGATGATCTGAAGCTATGTCCAGATTGTAAATAGTTATCAATTATCAATACTGATAATGGATGCCAATCCGTTTACCTTGAAGTACAAAATTTTTTaagaaattaaatataaaagtaCAGAAGATTCCTCAGCGGTTGGTCAGACAAGAAATAAACTAGGCCATGAAGGGAAAAAAATGATGGTCCTGATCGCCACTTGCCAGTAATAACAGCAGTCAGCTTGTTAGAAGAACATACTATTACCAACTGTATTTTCTGGAGGCCAGGGAAGCTTCGCTGTAAAGTAAAAGAAACTATCATCTGGTATGGCCTTCCTAGGATGTTGACAGGGTCACTTCTAGCTCAACAGATGATAAGTGCATGGCTAAGGCTTAAAGGTTATCCCAACTTGTGCCCTGAGCTTGAAAAAGGAATCTGCCAATATTTGGCACATAGGTGGTTGGAGTATTCTAATTCTGATTCATCTAGAAAATTAGCTGAGGTTGAGCAGAAGCTTTTCATATTTAGGAAAGTAAAAATTGAGTCAGATTGTGGAGAAGCATTCTGACCGCAAAGGAAGCGGTGCACAAGCATGGTCTACATATGACACTCAAAACAATTTGAATGACAGGAAAGTTTCCATCTGTGAAGTACTGATAAATAGGTATATAGTTCTTAGTTCTTACCGTGTAAATCCACGCATTGTCCTTTTGTGCTCTTGTATTTATACTTTCTGGTAAGAAATCTTGTGATTTTCATCTGGACATGACCTTTTTTTTCAGTCTTGGTGATGGTTGCTTATGATCTTCATTTGAGTCTTGCATTGTTGCTTCTGTTATCTTCATGATGTTCTGGCAATGATTTGTCCCTATTGTTCCTGCTTATATTGTTGTAATTCTGTTTTGCTTGTATCCTTCACTCTTTTTCTGTCTCTTCGAATAAATGGATGGATTAAAGTCTTTCTTCTAGATAGAAACCGAGCAATGGAATGGATGGGGGATTTATTTTCAGTTTTACTCGTTGGTCTATATCTGGAAATGGAGGAACTTGAGTATATTTGATTTTCCTTCTCCTTTCTTGCACTAAATCAATAATTTAGCACTATGCCTTGGAAATGTTTGCTACTGCTTCAATTAGTTCTAAGACTTGAAGAACTTAAGCTTTGCTTGCTTCAGAGCCTACTAAATTTTTTTAAGGTGAACGctaataaaacaaaaatggtTGCATCATTGCTGGTGGTTGCTTGGAGATGAGTTACTTGtgattgggctgattgtttgctTCATAGATGTTTTTACTGCTGAAATTGGTGTCTGTTTTCTTGGACCAACTTTTGCTCCAAAGAAGGTTGGAAAGTTGAAGATCGAGATGGATTCATCTATTGTTGTCTATCTAGGTATACATATCAACTGTCATACCTTTTGATCCATTGTCATCGCTTGCAGGAAGTTGATTAATATCAACTGTCATACATATCAACCCTCTCTTTTGCCAGTAACCTGCATTGAGATTAAGTTTAAGTGGTGAGACATGGTCGGGAAATGAGTTAGGATCAAGACACGTGAAGGATTTGATCCCTTTCCGATATAAATGAAAAAAGTCGCTCTACATAATAGGATATTTGAGATGTTTCACAACAATTAAATTCAGCTGATGCCTCAGAGAATTTAATAGGGTGGCTCTAACTCTTGCTCGT encodes the following:
- the LOC133724375 gene encoding uncharacterized protein LOC133724375 codes for the protein MTKAILCAPPFNLQSTLLPSINFKEWMLERVVQLQPDLFAKLLMIIHGVWRNRNSTLWQNKTQTAQDLMLSSFTWLEEFHAVHAIPNRASKLQQKAWRPAAQGSLTLNVDAAFLPDQHHGGIGGVLRDCRGRFIAAFARPIPYTASPKQCEMLAIREGLDLLLSLQQKNVVLQSDCAEAITEIQSPDHSCLANGGLIDDIKQVCHQLEGIQLIHTPRSCNGVAHRLAALGFEASHASVWLYQAPACLLDVLHHDCNKLN
- the LOC133723479 gene encoding disease resistance protein RUN1-like, with translation MALSGQRASTSVPLSFSWKFDVFLSFRGETRKTFTEHLYNALQRRAIKVFWDLQLEKGTTISSELMTAIEESRYETKFIKEIVESLYNKLVCAGCNSRIDNGLSCWDLASKMSSLQTLQSSIF